A region of the Stigmatopora nigra isolate UIUO_SnigA chromosome 10, RoL_Snig_1.1, whole genome shotgun sequence genome:
GAGAGATAAAAGTGAGATTTAATAGTACATTTAAATACAATGATGTTAAATAGATGATGATTTACCTTTCCAATGATACTGCCGACTTCctgaaatggacaaaaaatatttcattagttTTGTGGGGggtgggataaaaaaaacaacagtgctAAGTCAATACTATGACTCATGTCATCGGACCCCAGGGGTCATTTTTGCGCTGATGCCTCCCTCACCTTGCCGTGCATAAGCAATCTAATGGTAAGGGTGACATTGAGTCCTCCTTCAATCACACCAGAGTCCATATCTGCAGCTGATGTATGTGGGTCTTCCTTGTTCAACTTGGGGGACGGGGATGGGGGGGCTTTGGTCGCAGAGATGAtctggaatggaaaaaaaaagactcaaaagGATACTCAGCATTGAAATTCGCCCATATTTGTACTTGTTAAACATGATTAAACATGACTAATATTTTTTCTGTAATGGTAACATTATGAGAGaacattttaaaactaaaaaaaggcGCCTATGGATTCAAATGTAGGGACAATTGATTGAATAGTACAAATACTTTGATGTCCAAGCTTAGTATTTTGAAGCTTCTAAGAGCACATGCAATATCGCCCCGTGGTCTCGCCAATCTAAACGTAACTAGTTTAAACTTTACCTGAGGTGTCGACCTTGGAATATTCCCTCTGTTAAAGTCCAGCTTTTGAACTCAGTTAATCGTCGAAAAGCAATTTCTAGTAGCAGATTTTAATCAAACACCGACTAACCGTCTCGTCATCATTAACAGCGTGTCAAGTCGGCGCCCCCACCGAACTAATACACCACTAAAAAGCAGTTTTAATTCAAACCCCCAACTCTTCGGGCGTGTTCAGTTACCAAATCTAACGTCTTTCTGTCGAGGTTTCAGCATTCGTATCGAAATAAAGTACTCGCATTAGGAAGCATTAACAATTTAGACGCTCGTCGAACGGAGAGGTGAATGGAGCATGCGCACGCTAGTTAGCAAAGCTAACTCCCGGGTTACGTTTGACAGTTTTTATCACTTTTGCCTAAAAAGTAGACGTCTCGGGCGTCAAATACGACACTAATATAACCCACGCGAATAAAATATCGGGTTAGTTGGTCTTTCAGGACGCGATAATCTTAGCGTTTCCGGAGGCTGGCTAGGCTAACAAAGCTAATTTAAGACGGCGCACTCACCGTGGCAGAGGCCTGCTAGCATGATGCTAAAGCTACAAGCTATTTCTTTCCGCCACTTCGGAGTAGCAACAACACGGCGGGGAAACTCACAAACTCAGCGGTCAAACTTACCCGGTTCGCGCGCTGGAAGGCGTCCGGGggatgggttggggttatgaggGTAGAAGGGGAGAGGTTCGGGAGGGTAGAAACCCAGGGGGGGAAAGAGTTTAGAAAGGACTCGGGGGGAAGAGGGAAGAGTGATGTGAGATCGAGCTCCACTCCTTTACACAAAGACAACAACATGGCGACCTCCGAACTTTCCCCTTTCACCCAAGACGAGCCCACATCCTGTTTTCTAAGGGTTCGATTTAAAAGTACATGATAGTATAAAAAATGCTAGTAGTACgggtataaaattaaaaataggttctaaatataaaaagaaaatgtttaaaacttttgttttgttgtgtgaCATTAACCCTTTGTAGGGCACTCATATGACTAATTTGCTGCCATCAAtcacatacaaataaaaaaatctgatgcaTTGTATCTAAACAGTATAAGAAAATGTTCCTTTATTGCTGTATACATCTACACTTGAATAACAATAGCACACATGGTAGAGTTGTAGTTATATGCATTTATTACAGAAAATTAGCAAATTAAAACAGTGAAAGGACAATCAACAACAGTAATATTGCATTAAAAGGCTTAGATCAAATAAGACACAGCAACACCCATTAAACAGTGCACAAATCATCCCACAAATACTACAAATTACATTATTCACTCAAAATACCAGGTCCCCTTTTTCTAACTAGTTTACACAAAGCAAATAATGTCATATCTTATATAAACCCCATTTTAGCAGTTAGCCACCATTGTGCATTGGCATCAATTATTTATTCTATTCTATTATGTATTGGAAGTTGTCCTCAatcactgctgctgctgctactactgctgctgctgctactactggaagactggaaaaaaatattaaatgtaaaaattatcatctcattatctcattttccaaactgtaTACTGTATTCTTTTTATAAATATGACACTCACCTTGCCACCGTGTTTGTGGTGCCCGTGCGTTTTGTGCGCTTTCTTTAGCTTGTTTCCCTTCTTCAGCTTCTTGTGGCCTTTATGTCCCATCATTCCCATGCCACCCAAGCCCATGCCCCCCAAAGCCATGCCAGCCAACCCCCCACCTGCCAACCCCATCAAGGGGTTAAGAGAGTTCATTCCCCCATGGTGCTGATGCCCCTTGTGGTGATGCCCCTTGTGATGATGCCCCTTTTTTTTGTCGTGGTGGGCTTTCGGGGAACGCGGGTACGCGGTCGGGTGGGCGCCTGCCACAGGGGCTCCCGGGTAACCGCCGGCAACCACGGGGTAAGCGTTTGGTCCCGAAACCCCCGGGTAAGGCATCGCGCCCGGGTGGACGTTGGGCACCATCGCCGGGTTCACGCCGGCCGGATACTGAGTGGGAAGGTATGGCTGATGTGGGGGTGGCGGGAAGACCCCTGTGTTGGGAGGTGTGGGGTACGCGGGGTTGTAGCCTGGCGGGAAGGCTGGGTTGGATGGACCTGGGAAGCAGACACATGGAAATTCACACTTGGAGATAAttgttttaactttaaaatCAGGGTTGACGGTGTAGTACCTTGATTTGGGAACATGGTCACGGTTCAAGTGTTGTTAGAAGTTCTGGGGAAGAAGAAAAGAGTAATAAAGTTTTAGAAAACCCATAAGATACTTTAAATAAACACTTGGTGTACTAGAAAACTTGAATAATATTGGAGggattcaaattaaaatatttaaagtgtGACGCTAAAGTGAAAACCACTGGCATACAATTATATGGCCGAATTATAAATGTTAATGAAGGACCTGCTTATTTATACTACTTTAAACAACACGTCAAAAATGTAGTGAATTAGAACCAGTGGGAAAACAACCTAACTCGTCACGCTGACAACACTTACGGCTTGTGGATAACCCCgtttttatgaaataaaacactttttaacTTCCTAAAACTCACCTTTTCCGTGTTCGGTCGTTGCGTGGTTCCACTTGTTTGGCTTCCGCGTTCAGGAACATCAACAAACATGCGCAGAAACAGGAAAAACCGCACCCAACTTTTAAACGCACATTGTTGTGACCTTACACGTAACGGAAAAATTGAATACAAAGTGTCACTTTAGTGTTGTTACATTTTGGGAGTGttcattttggaggaaaaatgtGTGGACGACGTGAAACTCTCCGGACAATTGATTAGGTACACACGTCCATATTGTGCGACGGAGTTCCGTCGTCTGACGACCCAAACTTCATAATGTGCATTTGACATTACAGAAATAGAgtaaatatttgtataaataCACTGACGCgaaaatatatagtaaaataTTACGTATATCGGCACAAATCAACTTTGTTTTTGACTAGctagctaaaaaaacaaatcccaaAAGAAGCTAGCTGGTTTATAAATAATGGCaacctgtttttattttaataataaaaataggcACAGAATCTTCTTTAAGATATTGAATAGGTTATTTAAATCACAGTGTGCATAACTATAAAAATATTAGTTATTAGTAATTATTACTTTGATTTAACTAATTAATTAATCATAATAATTCAATCAAATAATACCATTACGATtaataacaacataaataagctgGTTATTGCCCATAATAACATTAAAAGTAagatacacatttatttatagctTCTAACTTCATATACTAAGcaaaaatatcttaaaataaaaaaataataaattaaatcttTCCAAAACAACACATTCAAGCAAACTGTGAGGCGGAAAAACCTTCAaatattgatattattattatgcgatttaaaaaaaagtgtatcatAATAAGGAATGAGACTGAAGAGCAACTAATCTATCTGCAACACATTGCGCAGTCAGCCGGGCGTCCGGGTCCACATCCCAACATTCTCGCAGCAGGTCCCGCAACGCTGGCCCCTGACAGTCATTCCATgtgttatttatatttaatacttATATTCATGCAtgaaatcaaaagaaaaaatcatACTTGACTCAGGAGGTTCCAAGACCCAGGTATGGGGGGTCTTTTTTTCATGCAGGACACATGGATGACGAGGTTCTCCCAGGTGAGACGGCCTTCCAACTCACGCTCATAAGGTAGAAAGTGTTGTGGCACCATGCCGTCTGTAGGGGGAGACATTTTGGCTCCCATTGCAGAGTGCATAAGAAAAAGATAGAGAACTATACTAGTATACACATATctctatgtgtatatgtgtaaatatgtatacgTGTAAAAGTGTAtcagtgtataagtatatgtgtataagtgtttatgtgtatatgtgtataagtgtatatgtgtgtatatataaatatatatatatatatatatatatatatatatatatatatatatatatatatatatatatatatatatatatatatatatatatatatatatatatatatatatatatatatatatatataaattgaatttttcattaaaacacaCTGCCTTTGTCCTTTTTAAGTATCAGTATCatatttttacccattttaaatataattatttcaaaaaatattttaaaaataataaagaaaacaaaatatttttaaaaaaaaataaaaagctactTTATTTTGACTTTAGTTCATTTCAGGCCCCAAAACGTTACTCGCCACTACAAAAGGGTTGGACCCACTTGCCGTACGTGATGAATTTCACCTTCAAATAAGTCGGAACAGCGCATGCAGATCTCCCACAGCAGCAAACCCAGCGCGTAGACATCCCCGTGTAGACACCAGCTCCCCAAGAGGTTCACAAACCCCTCCAGGATCTCGGGAGACACATAGCATGGGGTCCTGGCTGCCTGTGCTGGACTCTGACAACGGATGGATGGAAACGCCCTCATGTGACGTCAAACCGGTTTCATACTCTTGTCAAGTTCTCACCGTGGCCTCTTGGGCATGGCGCCGGCTCGAGCATAGAGCGGTGGCGCTCCCGAAATCACACAAGGCGCAAGTGGCGTCTCCCCGGACGAGTACATTGAAAGCGCTGAGGTCTCCGTGGGCCACGGATGGTTTGTGCCCatctgaaaagaaaatattcatcgcaaggaggaggaaagggaaaaaacatgGTGGTGTGGAGATTAGAGCAAATACCTCGTGTTTGCAGATCCAAGTGAAGATAAGAGAGACCCTGTGATAGAGATAGGCACAACTTGAGGGACAGTGGCCAGTTGCTGGTGTTGTTTTGTAGAAAGGAGTGCAAAGagccctgaaaatgacaaaaaaccaTATTCAATGTATTCAATGTATTGTAATGTATTCAacatataaatggattaaaagaagtggattaaaatccctgaatattcagttttttattaatctaaaacaatgtttattttagattttttttatatatttttagattttacaaaataatttttgaactaaaaacagaaaaaaatatttaaaaattacaaggATTGATTTAATAGGGgataaaaacaggaaatttaatatatatctatacttttcattttaatttgatcctaaaacagaaagtcagcactcatcatttactttcccgggccacacaaaatgatgcggcgggccagatttggcccccgggccgccactttaacacgtGGCGTCAGGTGACAATTTTTAATCTACTAAAAATAGGGTAAAAAAGCTGACTACTACTCTCCACCTTCAAAATGATTTCAAGACAAATAGAAATTGTAGTACTTACGTATTGGGCAAATTGCAGCACGAGGAGCCAACTCCCGTCACATGACCTCCTGGACGCTCCCAGGAATCGAACGATGGCGGCGTGCCTCATCAACGGGAGCTCGTATACGTCCCTCTCGGAGGCAAAGGCCCGCTCGGCAGCGGCGGGGAGGACTTTCACCGCCACTGCTGATCCTCCATACGTTCCTCGCCAAACCGTGGCCAAACTCCCGTGCGCCACCGTCTAAACAGACGGACGCCGTTGAATGTTTTGTGGCGAAAAAACATTAGCAAAAATTTGACCCGACCTCATGTAGTTGGATGTCGGTCACGTCAATCTGCGTCGTCCGGGAGATACTTGTTGGAGAAATGGGAAGGCGAACTCGGGGATTTTCTAAAAATGAGCAGATAAGGTCATTTtcataaataggtcataaataaataagttgtcaacaatataaataagtagtttgcatgaataagtggtcacataaataagtcctaggatcgaacccaggaccccagaaccgCTATACCAACCAATATCGAATTATGTACATTGCCAATGTAATCTATatagaccacaggtgtcaaagtggcggcccgggggccaaatgtggcccgccgcatcattttgtgtggcccgggaaagttaagtttccggattttcccccttttaaatcaataattgtcattttataatccattaattctgtgtttttagttcaaaaattattgtgtaaaatctaaaaatataattaaaaaaatctaaaattaaacattgttttagatctataaaaaactgaatattcagggattttgatccagtcctgttaatccatttataagaaaaaaaatctaaatattatatctaaaatggtccagcctacATGAAATCAAC
Encoded here:
- the prr13 gene encoding proline-rich protein 13, coding for MFPNQGPSNPAFPPGYNPAYPTPPNTGVFPPPPHQPYLPTQYPAGVNPAMVPNVHPGAMPYPGVSGPNAYPVVAGGYPGAPVAGAHPTAYPRSPKAHHDKKKGHHHKGHHHKGHQHHGGMNSLNPLMGLAGGGLAGMALGGMGLGGMGMMGHKGHKKLKKGNKLKKAHKTHGHHKHGGKSSSSSSSSSSSSSSSD
- the LOC144202651 gene encoding anti-Muellerian hormone type-2 receptor-like, whose translation is MFFRRTNCLFFIALECILPHVLTQQAGEKRLCAFMGASQESRFGLAGQVNASVQVCERTQCCVGYYRIVGGRPKPEVLACDTVEKSCPDAVCKAETRYNNTAAKCVCNTDMCNRNLTWGSETVLEPRPPSGNAGETWVLIVAVALAACLLVVAAQRRRASRRQKNPRVRLPISPTSISRTTQIDVTDIQLHETVAHGSLATVWRGTYGGSAVAVKVLPAAAERAFASERDVYELPLMRHAAIVRFLGASRRSCDGSWLLVLQFAQYGSLHSFLQNNTSNWPLSLKLCLSLSQGLSYLHLDLQTRDGHKPSVAHGDLSAFNVLVRGDATCALCDFGSATALCSSRRHAQEATSPAQAARTPCYVSPEILEGFVNLLGSWCLHGDVYALGLLLWEICMRCSDLFEDGMVPQHFLPYERELEGRLTWENLVIHVSCMKKRPPIPGSWNLLSQGPALRDLLRECWDVDPDARLTAQCVADRLVALQSHSLL